In the Romeriopsis navalis LEGE 11480 genome, GCGGCCACCTCTACCGTAGTCAGCGTCTAAGTATCGGTCCAAGTGCTTTTCTTTTAGCCAGCCCTAGCATTTCCAGTTCTATGGCTGGCGCGAGCGTGATTTAAGAGTATGAATTATGTCTGCATTATTTGATCTAGTAGTAAAGGGCGGCCCTGTGATGATCCCAATGGTGGGATTATCAGTTGCAACCTTAGCCTGTGGTTTGGAACGCGGTTTGTTTTGGGCACGGCTACTATTAGCGGAAAATAAGATTGCACAGGATGTGCTGACAGCAGCCAAGTATAGTCTCACAGACGCCAGAACAATTGCGCGGCGTTCGGCAGATCTACCAATCGGTCGCTTTTTGTTTGCCCCGCTGAAGTTGAATCGTCCTACTCCAGAAACATTTCGATTAGCCTTGGAAACATCAGCGGAAGATGAATTTGCCAAGATGCGTAAGGGGGACAGCGTTTTTGAATCAACGATCGCAATTTCTCCCCTCCTGGGTCTATTGGGGACCGTGACCGGTCTGATTCGGACGTTTTTGAATCTAAATATTGGCGGGGGGGGCGCAAGTTCTGGGGATCTTGGCAAAGCGGCCTCGGGTATTGGTGAAGCACTTGTCACCACAGCCGCAGGCGTGGTAGTTGCAATCCACGCGCTGGGCATTATGCGCGTGTTTGTGACCTTACAAACGCAGCAGCAGGACTACTTTACCAACCTCGGCGGTGAGCTGGAACTGATCTATCGTCAGGATTGGTACGAACCCGCGATGGAAGAAACCGCACGCATTGCGGCATCTGGTCAAAAGGTAACAGCTGTAGTCACCGAACAGACAACACGTTCAACCCCCAATCACGATGTCCATGGGGATGGTGATTTTCCCATTAGTCAGGGAGATATCCAACCGTTACCATCGGTTTAAACCATGGAATTATGCGTCGTTGTTAAATGAAATCAGAGGATAGAACAGATGAAGCTAAAAAGCCGGGGCCGTCGGGCAATGCCTGAGGTAAATATGACGCCAATGATGGATGTCATTATGACGATCCTGACCTTCTTCATCATTGTATCGATGAC is a window encoding:
- a CDS encoding MotA/TolQ/ExbB proton channel family protein, which produces MSALFDLVVKGGPVMIPMVGLSVATLACGLERGLFWARLLLAENKIAQDVLTAAKYSLTDARTIARRSADLPIGRFLFAPLKLNRPTPETFRLALETSAEDEFAKMRKGDSVFESTIAISPLLGLLGTVTGLIRTFLNLNIGGGGASSGDLGKAASGIGEALVTTAAGVVVAIHALGIMRVFVTLQTQQQDYFTNLGGELELIYRQDWYEPAMEETARIAASGQKVTAVVTEQTTRSTPNHDVHGDGDFPISQGDIQPLPSV